ACTCCTCATCACAGACACTTCACACCTCGGCCAAAACGTGGGTGAGTctctcccctctggcaggagcTCCAGGACGATTTGGGCCAAAGCAAGCAGACACAAGAAGTGTTTCCTCCCAAAGGACATCACACTCATAAACAGTTAAGTCAGCTACGTCTCCCTGTAGTGTCTGCACAATACCCAACGATTACTGGGCAATTACGTTgatatatctgtgtgtatatatggtATTTACATACTGTGCTGTACATACAGCTACATTCATTTACTCTCTCACTCTAAATTCATACACTATTTATTCAGATGTTCTTTGTAGCCCTCCACTGACCAACCACAACACAGCTTCCTACGTGAACATCACCTCTGTTTGGTTATCTGTTCGCTATTCTTCccattttacttttattgtaTTGTACGTACAGGGTACATAtcttttttaaaggtgcaacaaaCAAGGGTCAGCATGTCACCAGAgcaaccactaactgctgctaactgtagctgccctcagctggttagctcagtgAGGAGTGCAGTTAGCCTTCAGGACTTGGAGCTCAGAGTGGTATTATTATAAAAGCATTGGTTTTTTTACACttacaaaatgcaaatgtatttatttattttcttaattctTCCATACTGCACCTTCTGCAGAGTTTTTGGCTCAGACATGTGTGAACACACTTGGCCCATACActtttttgctgttgctgtaTGTTGGCAGTGAGCCGAGATACTGAGCAAACACTCCGAAACTAaaagtgattactgttggaatatggAGCTATTTAACAGTGaaacataataaaatcaaatttaCATCAGCTTTAAGTCTATTAAACATGTGTCAATCTCTAtttaattttatcatttaagTGTGACATTCAATGCAAAGTGCCCGatcatgttgagtcagtgttaataaatgaaataacttggatttaattaaaaaccaaCATGCTAAtttatacataaacatatatgtaTTCAAGCATAACATATATTCCTACATGAACATgtttattataatatatatactaATGCATTTCAAGTTGGAATGTCTCATGAAATACATTGTACATGTAGTTCTTAAATTACTACACAGTGACTCAACATGTAAAAAACGCTGGATTAAACCTGACCCGCCACACTGAACTTTggtaataaaatgaaatggaaaatccATATACAATTCATTTTGAGTGTACACTCCCTTAAAACGTCATTAAACTTCACTAATCATCGGTGAGTAGACAATCTAAGACTTTGGTAGTACAATATTTTGTGTAATATTGTATTCTATTGTGTAGAAATATTTTCAGTAGTCTCTAACACACCTGCCAAACAGCTCTGGCACCACCTGATGGACAGTTTAGGGAAATGCACCTTTTTGCTTCTGACAGTTTTCACGTTCttcaccaacaaaaaaacacaacaatcacaTTTCTACAGCTCCCAAATATTTAGTATAGTATTGGACTTATTTCCAGATGAACATGGAAGGTAATCCATTTCAACAgaattgaatattttaaataaatatatacataaattaTGTTGTCTGCCATTTTCATTAAAGGAAAAGCTTTTACTGTAGAGCACAGTTGTGTTCTTTGACTTAATCACTGTGGGCAAAGAGCTTCTCCCTGGTATTTTTTTGCTGGCTGTCACATGACATAAAGCTTCCAACGTCCCATACCATACAGGTGTGACAAATATAAACTACATGACTTACAACAGGGACAGCAGGCTCTGTACTGTACTGAGCAGACCAACAACGTGACACATATTGTTGCCGTAAAGTGAGTCTCATTAGTACCCTTCCCATAAAAGCATCCAAACTGTGAGAAACATTCATATGTAAATATTGATCgatctttattaaaacatttagatgTGATGACTTTTATGCTTTTTCTGAGTTCTTCAGCACCGgtttttcagaagaaaaaaaaaaacaaacaaaacttgaaGAAACTGAATAACACATTAAtctacacacaaaaaaacacaattggcACAATGTAACACAATCATGACCATAATGAAGAATATTGTCCTGTTTCTctagcaaaaacaaaaatgatttaaaaaaaaaaaaagattttccttGACTCCTGTAACTTTTAGTCTCTGTTTCATGTCACAAAATatcaggggggaaaaaaacaagtgttggaggagaaaatacaaatcaatatctgtattttgtgGAATAATCCTTTGGAGACACCACCAGACCTCTTCCTTTTCTGGCTCCTCGGTACACAGTTTCAACAATGTCTATCATCTCCTGCTTGTCCTCCATTGTCCAGTTGATCTTGTTGTTGTTACCGGTACCCAGATCAATCATGATGTGTTTGTTcctgaaaaacatgacaatgtGTAGTTCAGACACAGTACTGCAGTTCTTCAACAATAACACACAGGAAGGCTGTATGAGATGGTCTGTATAGAGCattattaaaataaagttaCAACAATCATCGTAAAGTAATATTTGCATTGAGATTTTGAAATGCCAACACTGGGGTTCCTCACCTGAAGAAGAACATGACAGTGCAGGGATCATACAACTCATACATCTTGTTGAAATCTGGCACTTCGGTGATGTCCACCAGGTAAATGACAGCAAAATTCTTTACCTGTCAGGACATATGCAGTTAGGAAATGAATGCAAACTTAAACCGCAGCTGtcaggctgcaactaacaatgaCTTGTCAATCACTTTCTTAAATCGATAAactgtttggtttataaaatgtccaAGATGACGtccctcaaatgtcttgttttgtccacaacccaaagatattctgtttactgtgaaaGCGGAGCAAAGAAACTAGATATATACCACTACAAATAGATATAAGATATAGAGATTTAAATATGatcatttaagaagctggaatctgaGAGTGGCAGCACCTGCCAGTTAACACTCCCATCCACGTAATACATTTCATTCTTTACTTGATTTCTGATGACCTCCATTTAAGATTAATCGAAGATGTAAACAGATGCTAAACTCTAAATGGACTGCAATACCCCCCCTTTTGTGTGTTGTAGTATAGCACGTAGGCATGATTTAATAAGTCTGGATACATAATTTTACTCATTGAGAAACAATTCCAATGCCTCAGCTTTTAAACAGCCTTACCAGTGTAGTGACACttgcaaataaaacatttagcattcaataataaattataaattCAACAATGGGTAAAGTTGCCAAGGCAGCAATTACCTtgactaagaaaaaaaaacaaacaggcaatTGAGGATATTAAGGAAGTGTAATTCTCAGTGGAATTTCAATAGTACAGGTATATGAGTACTTAAGCCTGTGATCAATATAATATCTATTTTCTATCCCCACTGAAAGGCACCAAGACCACTGACTGGAAGGATGGCTGATAATAACAGTCATTCTCAGATCTATACACTCAACTACATGAACTCCTCTGTTGtgtattatataaataaaacacctggtttgATTCCACTAATGTTTACCCTATAAAGACCAGCGGACACTTCAGTTTCTTCCTTACAAGCACCATCTTCTCTCTGGTCTGACTCTGTAAAGCTATTGTGCAACTGAACAGCaaaccagcaggtggtgctatTGAGCACGTTTATCTAGCAAAGTTAGCTACCGACGCTAATGTGACAACAAACAAGGTTTAAAGACCGGatcaaacaacacacaaaccttCTCAGCGATGCTGTAGAGAACTTCGTCCATTTTCATGCATGTTGGGTCCCAGTCGTGACCGAAGCGGATCACGAGGACTCGGTCCTCCTCAGACAGGATGGCTTGGTCGACCTGCCAGCCATTATGGAGATGCGGTAGCATGTACGACATCTTGACTCTAAGTTGACGATTCCCACGCTGGAAAACGACACATTTGACTTTAGCTTCACATGACTTGAGATGCGTTACATGTCAGGTTCAGTTAACATCAAGAAAAATCAAGATTCCCTCTCAAGTTTTGGTAGGAACATGAGCTTAGCCTGCTAGCTAGCGAGCTAGCAGTGGAAAAATCTAGAAGGGAACAGAACAAACATTCCTAGATAGGAATTATAAGAACTTGTGGGTAACCACTTACCTTAAAATACAAGCGGATGCgtattttatatcaaaataaatgcttcTCGTCGTAAAAACGAAGCTTTTTAATCCAATATATAAAGCAGAACCCCGTTAGTTGTTGCTGTGTACCTTTTGGGTACGTTGACgtccttttttttgctttacgTATGACATCATCAAACCAGCGACACCGTAGACGCAGCTTGTTTACGTCACTCGGATACAcatctttgttgttattttcatgacaaCCTGCCTTTCTCTTTGAAATGTCTTTCTATGCCTTTGATGCAgttgaaacaattaaaaatgcttaatcaatcaatcaattcacacaaaggagaaaaaatagGTGAACACAGCATTGACAGAGAATTAAAATTAATCACTTGAATGTTATTGGATATATTAATGCCCCAATATAGGCAACAGTCTTTAAGGAACCAAGAAGATTCCTGATTTGACAAGAAGCGAaccaaaaatcaacaaaatcaaGACCatctttacattatttttgGCTGATACATTGGTATGAATGtggattgatttgattttgatttctgtAAGGTAAATTTTCTCGAACATTCCTCCAATCAGTGTAACATCCTTTACAAAATGGTCATGATACACATATAAGCCAGACGAACCCCTTTTACTGAGGAGAACACCTTTACACCCCTCTAATCAGTGTTGTCTTGATGTGGATCGGACATGCAATAATGTGACATGTGAAAtataatacatttcaaatgttgtCCTTCAAATGCCACCCTTGCCAAGAGACAGTCTTTCTCATTTTATacttggaaaaacaaatactgtgttttttttaccatacATAgtaaaggaaacacagaggtaCTGTCCCTGCAACATGTGAAGTGAACTGAAAGCTTACATTTCCTCAGACTGTTCATTTTGTAACCATGCCCCAGCATGCCCACATGTAGGGACAGATGACTTCACTCCCTTCTCTTGGCTGGTAAAACCATTGGGATCAGCTGCCTTGTTTTTGGATTGTAAAAGTGGGGATTCTTTGATAGATGGTGCCATTCTTGTGTGCCTTGTTGGGAAGTTTCACATATAAACTTCtaaagtacacacacatagacacacacacacacacacgacctcATTTCCCTTTTTCTATTCCTATTGTAGATGAATAGATAAATTaagcttttacatttaaatattaaatggtaaatggtcTGTGTGCAGTTaagagacaagacaaaacatttattgttgTGCAATTCATTACAGTACAAACAGAACGTACAATGAACAAAGGTTCAAAGGTTATAGGAAACTTTTCCAGTCTATGACATAGCAGCATATTATGGCACTCCTCAGAGAGAGCATTAATCATCATCAGATATGTCTGAGCCTATCTTTAACTCCAACACTAAACTACACAATCACATTACTGTGGTTCTGGATGGCCAGGTGATTAACAAAGTCAGACTATTTCACATTAGACTGTTTGGTCTAGGACACATGATtgtttaacaacaacaacgatAGCCAATTTCGCAACAAAAGTAAGATCTATTTTCCTAACTACCATCAACACTGTAATCATCCCTTAAAGCTGATATAATTTTGTAtggctgtttttacatttcacaacatCAGCCTTCAGTTTTCTGCACTTAAATCTCTGCTGAGAAGAGAGGTTGGTGTCCCACCGTGTGGGTTATACAAGTCCTCGGCTGGGAAACCACACCCTGCTCAGCAAAACAGTTCGGATCAGATTCCAGGTTGCACAAACCCACTTTAGGCCAGCAGGTGGCATAAAGAAGtttcacatacatttttccAGAGACAAAATGACTCCACCAGTGGTTCTTTGAACATCCCCCGACGTCTAGAGAAACATATCCACAGCACATCAATATTCCATGAGGCAATGTGAAAAAATCCTGTACACAATAATGTTTTACAATCCCTGAGGAGCACTGACGCTCTGCTGGAACAGACAGTGTTGGGATGAGGTTCAGGTACAGTAGACCAAAACTGTACTCTTGCAGCTCCTAGTCCGCGGGGTGCTCCGGACACGAGCGATTCACTTCAAACCACTCGTCTATACACCTGAAACAGGACGAGGGGGGAGAAGTTTTGACTTCTGTTTGAGGAAAGTTGAACACTGAGCTGAATCACATTTAGCTCCAATAATaacaagaaacatttcaatgtatttatgttttttttagtgaTGTAAAGAATGCATATTTTTCAACATAACCATCTTCAGCTAATATATTGTATACAGTATAATATACCCAATATAGAACTTTATAGAATAAGTTGTGCTTGATTTTGACCAATTCAtggggttttttcttttttttttctctttaaaaatcaGGGAATGGAAATgcgtgtttttctttcactaaTTGAcccagtcatcatcatcagtgttagAGTCACAATATTGATTGAAACAGGAGAAGTCAAAGGTGACATCTGCCCCCATTTGCAGGGGAAACTGTAACACACTTAACACCTTCCTATAAATTCCTAGGACCACAATAAACTCCCAACAATATCAATATAGTTCAAACAATTTAACATCCATCAAAGAGAATCTAATCTCTAAATCTTGGCAGCTTGAAGCACTTTCAGGTGCCCCCTGTTACGATTGCCCTCGGTCTTCTCTGCTCTTGCCAAGACAGTAAATAAGCCACTATATTAAAATGTCGAACTGTTCTCTTCAAAACATTTATCAGAATGTATcaatctttaaaaatgcatttgagTTTGCCTCTGGAAGTCGAGAATGTTCAGTATGCATGCGTGTGTTAGTTACCCTTTATGGTAGATGCAGAGGCAGGGCAGCCTGGCGATGGTGTCtccctgctccagctcctctaAACAGATGGCACATTCCCCCGAGTCTCTGGACAGGATGTCCTCTGAGAAAGACAATGCGGACATGGGCGAACTGAGAAAAGAGCTGCCTCGCACACCAAATCACACATCAGACATCAAGTTCAGTCATCAGATCCTGCTTAACCATCTGTTTAACCTTTGGCACCTGAATACCTGCTGTCAACTGCACCAAATCGAGAACTGGTATTCCTAGACAGTGTTTGAAGTCTGTCAGTCGGTTTTATTAAGTGTCTGATGAGGCACATGTTTGAGACACACGTTTACCTGCATATCGAGCCGTGACAGGTCCTAGTGTCAATACCTGAGGCTAGGGAGCAACTGAGGCCCTTTGTTTTCACACTTAGATATAAAAATTTACCCTGCAGAACAGATCAGATAGtcattaaaatagaaaatatttgCATGACCTAGATGAGGAGTTAAGGGATGATTTTGTAAGTTTTAAACATGTGTATGTCTGTGATCAGCTGAGACACGCTGCGCACTATGTGAGCTGCATATGTGCTTTATATTTATCAGCGACATGCACTCCACTGTGGGTGTGTGCCAGCTGAAAACTGAGCGTGCACGTGTTAACTATTAAAGATGAGGAGCAATCTGTTCTAGTGTGCGTCAAGTCTGGGATGTCTGCAGGAAGCGTGTGCAATGACAACTGTGTGTCGACAGGCAGCATGTGTTTGCCTttcctgtgtgtgcacatgtaggCCTGTGCACACTACAcaggtgctcacacacagatcacacagtctagatagatagatagatagatagatagatactttattgatcccggaggaaattcaagtcTGCACTCGCATGCGTGGCTGTATAAATGTGCAGCCATGTTACTTAGCTGGATTTGCTGTGATGCTCACAGACTGCACTGTACTGTATGAACCCACAGTGCAGGTGCATTTCTGTGATAATGAGTTCTTAGTCTGTCTCAGAATAATTTCATGCAAGACTTAACACAACAATTCAGTATCATCCTCCTCAACATCCAGGTGCcgaaacaaaacagcattaaattTGTATTGAGGAAGGAAGAACAGAAGATGTGCTGGGATGTTATTAAGTTGTTTGTTGTGCAGCGTTTATGACTAATTTTGGGGTTCTTGTACTTGATTACTTCCTATGCTAATATATACTTTgacttcattacatttatttagcaGCCATAGTTAACATTTACCCTGTAGAttaagattttatttaaaaagccaATGATTCTCTAGTTAAATATGATGCTCTGTAAATAATCAAACTATGTAACTAACACATAACCGCTTACATCATCGagtataataatataatacaatatttcAGTGGTTCCAACATGGGGCTTCAAAGGGTCCTGCAGTATTATAAGGAGTCACAAGATGATTGCACGGAtaacaataagaaaataaaatatctgttaCATACAAGTCTAAATGTTGTAATATTAGCCTTTCAAATCAAGGTAACATGACTCTAGGTGGCTGAAATCATTAACCTTGCCTTAAATCATTACATGTGATGAAGGGTTCCAAGTAGATGCTGTTTTAAAGGGTCATAAGACAAAAGAAATTGGCAACCACGGTAATACATTAGGATAAAACTGAGGAGCTTTTCTCCTGGAGGGAGTACATTTCCATATGACGTGAACTTGCAGTGGaacctttttcacattttagtaATGTTACTTTAATATAAAGTGTAATTCCacctattttacacattaaagcagTCTTAGGGAGTACTcatgcatatgtgaaaaagtagtgtaaatccttctgtggctccaggggaagctgcatgttatctgataaattgcctcgAATGATATCACTCATTggcaacatttcatttatttttttaataataactgTCCAGTGTTgaaggtcatattgataacatttttatgtagacaaatatttatttttttaaaatgcgacccagcttgtagaaaggtgcagagtACTATCAATTTTCCTTGAGAAAACTATTAAGGaaaggctagctagctagcataagCAATCCTAATGTTAGCTAGTGATAGCAACGTTAACATTTGCTAGCTAGCATGGGGGGAAAATTAAATGCCACTTTAATCGGCTGAATGTTATCATTAACAACTATAAAGGCATGCAATGCTAAACCAGTGGACATCTTACATAAAACatagtgcctacattacccagaatccAACtcaaccactgagtgacatcagtggagTTAATTTGACTTCTTCTGGAGAtacaaaatgcttttttcatATAAGCAGAAGTACTcgacacataaacacaactaatttgtcaaattggtggagttacacTTTGAGTAGAGTTCAGTTTCACGTCTTCTTTTGTGAGTCAAACTGAGTACTGACAGATATCTATGGTAGCTGTTGCCACAGACTGATGCCAACAAGTTCAACAATGTCCCTCCCCTGATGTCTTACTGTTGTAGGTGAGGCGCATTTTGCTGAAACACTTGAGCAGGTGCTTCTCTATTTCATCCGATGCCATAAACTTGGAGCAAAGAGGACAGTGGAGGCCTgggaggacaaaaacagaaagataaGACAATGAAGACCCAGATGTGTCAAAGTCTCTCTCATAACTTTTTATTGATATGTACACAGAATAGGGCGTGGGACCGCTGGCATGGGCTTGACCTCGCACAGTCGCACATAACCTCACACCTGCATGCACTTGCTAACTCTCTGTCTGCAGTAAACAATCAGTTATAATCTGCCCACCTAATCACTGCTCATTACAAACTGACTGCAAACACATCGTTAACCCGAGACTCCTTCCTATTTATGCTGCATaatgaattatgaattaaaTAAGTAATTTATTAATCCATAATTTAACCCACTTACAAACGGCCTCCTGCACGTCTTGTCAGCCACACAAAGATTAATAGGCCAGGTTCTGCTCGACCTGAGATAAGCTAACcacatgtttaacattttaacaccGCTGGCAAGAAAATGACGACAAATGCATCATAAATAATTATCTCTGTGTCTGGTGTAAAACCTTATGGTTGTGTCATGGCTttttaagggggggggggaataggACAAGTCCTCAGACACGGTGTCGGCCTGCAGAATCATCACTACACAGATCTTATGAGCAAAGGTTGTCGACGTGGTTATTAATGATTATACTTCCTCATATGGGAAATTGCCTTTGCCCGTAATTAGAAGGAGGGGAGATCAGAATCCAGCCATATTTTTATTGACCATGTCAGGCCAGATGAGGAAATTGGTGAATGTGTCATTTCCAAGTCCAGCAGCAATAAAGATTCAGGAAACACTATAAAATGCCAGATCTTTTGTTTGGgggcttttcttttcctgatcGCTCCATAATAGTAATATTATATTAGTTTGAGTCCAATTTCATTTCTGAAACTAGTTAAGAAGAAGCTAGATTTGCGGATTCAGgaagtttgtgtgcatgtgtgtgtgtgtgtgtgtgtgcgtcaggcAATGTGTAACCAGCAGGAAGCTCTTATCTGCTGACCTACATAATGCACTCTTCCCTCTCAGCCGGAGTGAAAAACAAGCCAGTTTTGcaagacagaggagaggcaAAACAAGACAGGCGGCAGTACAGTACAGCACAGTACAGAAGAACCACCTGTGGCTATGAAAAAAGAGCAGACATGCTGCACAAAGGGCTCAGTCATCATCACCACCTTATGTGCAGGGTATCAAATGTCAAATGGAAAAATACTAATCGTCTTTGACAGCAACTGTAATGTATATGTCTTACAACATCATGCAGGAGTATCATGAACATATGGTGTCCTACTGTACTTGAACTAGACTCATTCTGAgtgtcacaaacacagtgttgagAGCAGAAATATTACAGTTATGACACATGAGATCACAAAATGGCCCCTGGGTGAGATAACCACAACACATGGTGTACTGAGAACAATAGAGGTTGATTAAAACAGCACCAGCATGTCACTTCTCACCAGCCTACTGAGAACAAAGACAATGTGTACTTCAGGAACATTAAGGAAATCTGGAGATCTGAGAGTATCAGGACGTGGTTTTAACGCACTACTAATATGcatgtgacagatgttttatGAAGTCATAACTCAGGTGCAGTCTTACCTCCCAGCAGGTGAGGCGACAGGTGGGCCGGCAGGGACCCAATCAGCAGCCTGTGGCCCTCAGGAGGCAGCTCGCCCTCGTCACCATCCGTGCCATCCAGGCTCTGATTGAGTACGTGTGACCCGGACCTGCCGCCGGCTGGTATACTGAGCCCGGAGCTGGTCGGCCCTCCACCCGTGTACCTGATCCGGGGGCCATCGGGTCCGTTGGTGTACCTGAACCCCGCAACCCTCTCCCCTC
This window of the Acanthopagrus latus isolate v.2019 chromosome 3, fAcaLat1.1, whole genome shotgun sequence genome carries:
- the LOC119017085 gene encoding E3 ubiquitin-protein ligase znrf2-like, translating into MGAKQSSPVFDGRTRAYSSSDLPSGNSSGGERVAGFRYTNGPDGPRIRYTGGGPTSSGLSIPAGGRSGSHVLNQSLDGTDGDEGELPPEGHRLLIGSLPAHLSPHLLGGLHCPLCSKFMASDEIEKHLLKCFSKMRLTYNKDILSRDSGECAICLEELEQGDTIARLPCLCIYHKGCIDEWFEVNRSCPEHPAD
- the txnl4a gene encoding thioredoxin-like protein 4A, whose translation is MSYMLPHLHNGWQVDQAILSEEDRVLVIRFGHDWDPTCMKMDEVLYSIAEKVKNFAVIYLVDITEVPDFNKMYELYDPCTVMFFFRNKHIMIDLGTGNNNKINWTMEDKQEMIDIVETVYRGARKGRGLVVSPKDYSTKYRY